In one window of Candidatus Thermoplasmatota archaeon DNA:
- the truD gene encoding tRNA pseudouridine(13) synthase TruD — translation RLEDFDIKRETGSFFKTRERETILKPEGFTINEPTVDEINDSGKNRYKIMLSFTLPKGSYATIVTKRIFGH, via the coding sequence TTAGGTTGGAAGATTTTGATATCAAACGAGAAACAGGTAGTTTTTTTAAAACACGTGAGAGAGAGACCATTCTGAAACCAGAGGGTTTCACGATAAATGAACCGACAGTTGATGAGATTAACGATTCTGGTAAAAATAGGTATAAAATCATGTTATCTTTTACTTTGCCGAAGGGGAGTTATGCTACTATTGTGACAAAAAGAATTTTTGGGCACTAG